The Drosophila biarmipes strain raj3 chromosome 2L, RU_DBia_V1.1, whole genome shotgun sequence genome has a window encoding:
- the LOC108027762 gene encoding uncharacterized protein LOC108027762 isoform X1, with protein sequence MEPSYREKREWLNNRGSAGNDTSNYGAHRVTTTGYSGQLGQPPQKARNLGGWAPWSGPSTFANSVPYNSSSVYHNPAAPQANSLWSRERPEYNRHQDQDQDQARPSTNMNSRTWSASRGPAPPPPPSIGVDQWQVLGQGQGQGHGPKPNPGPSQRMQSIINQALERGVSKFVCEQLATLSGARCKWFYRYVDLGLGPKEALSKTLERMANTAGFKGGALKWYEKYIASGCTEKEAREKVLEYQRNNAASRKLQGSQQAVVPDDRGRKRPIDNKDSIGGRAKEEPKKPRRSAESPPRKNIVMAVMPDKYPACVLSKKQLSRIEAALVEEMRKGWKTSINFGGIQFLPGLILVTCIDRNTKKWLEHVVPNIAVVQGITLTTRPETEIPATKGITVLVPRSADEPDNITTELLIDQNTDLLSKTWQVVRSTTTKEGNKVVTITLSDKSFELLQLKGLTVSYRFSQLSCRPISGKEALRTVRVNYAEPRPPPPPKNDASQSSEIDLTEDDSEEFISQLNLVVVDEVKGDEDDENEEAPEGEADGEHDDQEIAEGHDEEETAEGEHDEEDTAEGEYVEHEAAEGENVEEEAAEGEPEESYEVEGSVGDDHEQEEEVENAGEEENQHGDGEEAEAEGTTIE encoded by the coding sequence ATGGAGCCCAGCTACAGGGAAAAACGGGAGTGGCTAAACAACCGCGGCAGTGCCGGCAATGACACTAGCAACTACGGAGCCCATCGGGTCACCACCACCGGCTACTCCGGCCAGTTGGGCCAGCCGCCCCAAAAGGCTCGCAACCTGGGTGGCTGGGCCCCCTGGTCGGGGCCAAGCACATTCGCAAACTCCGTGCCTTACAACTCATCCTCTGTTTACCACAATCCTGCTGCCCCGCAGGCCAACTCTCTGTGGAGCCGCGAAAGACCCGAGTACAACCGGCATCAAGATCAAGACCAAGACCAGGCGAGACCAAGCACAAACATGAACAGCCGCACCTGGTCGGCCAGCCGTGGACCTGCTCCACCTCCACCCCCTTCCATCGGGGTGGACCAGTGGCAGGTTCTGGGACAGGGACAAGGACAGGGGCATGGTCCTAAACCAAACCCAGGTCCAAGTCAAAGAATGCAATCCATAATTAATCAAGCGCTAGAACGGGGTGTTTCGAAATTTGTTTGTGAGCAGCTCGCCACTCTTAGCGGCGCCAGATGCAAGTGGTTCTATCGCTACGTCGATTTGGGACTCGGCCCCAAGGAGGCCCTGTCCAAGACCTTGGAAAGAATGGCCAACACGGCTGGCTTCAAGGGTGGCGCCCTCAAGTGGTACGAAAAGTACATTGCCAGCGGCTGCACCGAGAAGGAGGCTCGAGAGAAGGTGCTCGAGTACCAGAGGAACAATGCGGCCAGCCGCAAGCTCCAGGGCTCGCAGCAGGCAGTTGTTCCGGATGATCGCGGGCGCAAGCGTCCGATCGATAACAAGGACTCCATTGGCGGCAGGGCCAAGGAGGAGCCCAAGAAACCGCGGAGGTCTGCGGAGTCGCCTCCGAGGAAAAACATTGTCATGGCCGTCATGCCGGATAAGTATCCGGCATGCGTACTGAGCAAGAAACAGCTGTCTCGGATCGAGGCCGCCCTCGTGGAGGAGATGAGAAAGGGTTGGAAGACCAGCATCAACTTTGGAGGCATTCAATTCCTCCCGGGTCTGATCCTAGTTACCTGCATTGACAGGAACACCAAAAAGTGGTTGGAGCACGTGGTGCCGAACATCGCAGTCGTACAGGGGATCACCCTGACCACCCGTCCGGAGACCGAAATTCCCGCCACCAAGGGGATAACTGTCTTGGTACCGCGCTCCGCCGACGAGCCCGATAATATCACAACAGAGCTCCTGATCGATCAGAATACGGACCTCCTGTCGAAAACTTGGCAGGTCGTCCGCTCTACCACGACCAAGGAGGGCAACAAGGTGGTGACCATCACCCTAAGTGACAAGTCCTTtgagctgctgcagctgaaGGGCCTGACAGTCAGCTATCGTTTTAGCCAGCTTTCGTGTCGCCCAATAAGCGGCAAGGAAGCTCTCAGGACAGTTCGCGTCAACTACGCGGAGCCCCGTCCGCCACCACCGCCAAAGAATGATGCTTCCCAGTCCAGCGAAATCGACCTGACTGAGGATGATAGTGAAGAATTTATTTCTCAGCTTAACCTTGTTGTGGTTGACGAGGTTAAGGGAGATGAGGACGATGAAAACGAAGAGGCTCCAGAAGGAGAAGCTGATGGGGAACACGATGACCAGGAGATTGCTGAAGGGCACGACGAAGAGGAGACTGCTGAGGGCGAGCACGACGAGGAGGACACTGCCGAGGGGGAATATGTCGAGCATGAAGCCGCTGAGGGGGAAAACGTGGAGGAGGAGGCTGCTGAAGGGGAGCCTGAGGAATCGTACGAAGTTGAGGGGAGCGTCGGAGACGATCACGAGCAGGAGGAAGAAGTTGAGAATGCTGGTGAGGAAGAGAATCAGCATGGTGACGGGGAAGAGGCTGAGGCTGAGGGAACCACCATAGAATAA
- the LOC108027762 gene encoding uncharacterized protein LOC108027762 isoform X2, giving the protein MNSRTWSASRGPAPPPPPSIGVDQWQVLGQGQGQGHGPKPNPGPSQRMQSIINQALERGVSKFVCEQLATLSGARCKWFYRYVDLGLGPKEALSKTLERMANTAGFKGGALKWYEKYIASGCTEKEAREKVLEYQRNNAASRKLQGSQQAVVPDDRGRKRPIDNKDSIGGRAKEEPKKPRRSAESPPRKNIVMAVMPDKYPACVLSKKQLSRIEAALVEEMRKGWKTSINFGGIQFLPGLILVTCIDRNTKKWLEHVVPNIAVVQGITLTTRPETEIPATKGITVLVPRSADEPDNITTELLIDQNTDLLSKTWQVVRSTTTKEGNKVVTITLSDKSFELLQLKGLTVSYRFSQLSCRPISGKEALRTVRVNYAEPRPPPPPKNDASQSSEIDLTEDDSEEFISQLNLVVVDEVKGDEDDENEEAPEGEADGEHDDQEIAEGHDEEETAEGEHDEEDTAEGEYVEHEAAEGENVEEEAAEGEPEESYEVEGSVGDDHEQEEEVENAGEEENQHGDGEEAEAEGTTIE; this is encoded by the coding sequence ATGAACAGCCGCACCTGGTCGGCCAGCCGTGGACCTGCTCCACCTCCACCCCCTTCCATCGGGGTGGACCAGTGGCAGGTTCTGGGACAGGGACAAGGACAGGGGCATGGTCCTAAACCAAACCCAGGTCCAAGTCAAAGAATGCAATCCATAATTAATCAAGCGCTAGAACGGGGTGTTTCGAAATTTGTTTGTGAGCAGCTCGCCACTCTTAGCGGCGCCAGATGCAAGTGGTTCTATCGCTACGTCGATTTGGGACTCGGCCCCAAGGAGGCCCTGTCCAAGACCTTGGAAAGAATGGCCAACACGGCTGGCTTCAAGGGTGGCGCCCTCAAGTGGTACGAAAAGTACATTGCCAGCGGCTGCACCGAGAAGGAGGCTCGAGAGAAGGTGCTCGAGTACCAGAGGAACAATGCGGCCAGCCGCAAGCTCCAGGGCTCGCAGCAGGCAGTTGTTCCGGATGATCGCGGGCGCAAGCGTCCGATCGATAACAAGGACTCCATTGGCGGCAGGGCCAAGGAGGAGCCCAAGAAACCGCGGAGGTCTGCGGAGTCGCCTCCGAGGAAAAACATTGTCATGGCCGTCATGCCGGATAAGTATCCGGCATGCGTACTGAGCAAGAAACAGCTGTCTCGGATCGAGGCCGCCCTCGTGGAGGAGATGAGAAAGGGTTGGAAGACCAGCATCAACTTTGGAGGCATTCAATTCCTCCCGGGTCTGATCCTAGTTACCTGCATTGACAGGAACACCAAAAAGTGGTTGGAGCACGTGGTGCCGAACATCGCAGTCGTACAGGGGATCACCCTGACCACCCGTCCGGAGACCGAAATTCCCGCCACCAAGGGGATAACTGTCTTGGTACCGCGCTCCGCCGACGAGCCCGATAATATCACAACAGAGCTCCTGATCGATCAGAATACGGACCTCCTGTCGAAAACTTGGCAGGTCGTCCGCTCTACCACGACCAAGGAGGGCAACAAGGTGGTGACCATCACCCTAAGTGACAAGTCCTTtgagctgctgcagctgaaGGGCCTGACAGTCAGCTATCGTTTTAGCCAGCTTTCGTGTCGCCCAATAAGCGGCAAGGAAGCTCTCAGGACAGTTCGCGTCAACTACGCGGAGCCCCGTCCGCCACCACCGCCAAAGAATGATGCTTCCCAGTCCAGCGAAATCGACCTGACTGAGGATGATAGTGAAGAATTTATTTCTCAGCTTAACCTTGTTGTGGTTGACGAGGTTAAGGGAGATGAGGACGATGAAAACGAAGAGGCTCCAGAAGGAGAAGCTGATGGGGAACACGATGACCAGGAGATTGCTGAAGGGCACGACGAAGAGGAGACTGCTGAGGGCGAGCACGACGAGGAGGACACTGCCGAGGGGGAATATGTCGAGCATGAAGCCGCTGAGGGGGAAAACGTGGAGGAGGAGGCTGCTGAAGGGGAGCCTGAGGAATCGTACGAAGTTGAGGGGAGCGTCGGAGACGATCACGAGCAGGAGGAAGAAGTTGAGAATGCTGGTGAGGAAGAGAATCAGCATGGTGACGGGGAAGAGGCTGAGGCTGAGGGAACCACCATAGAATAA
- the LOC108027925 gene encoding tubulin gamma-1 chain, whose amino-acid sequence MPSEIITLQLGQCGNQIGFEFWKRLCLEHGISPSGVLEDFANDGMDRKDVFFYQADDDHYIPRAVLLDLEPRVINTIMGSAYSKLYNPENVYLSKHGGGAGNNWASGYSQGDKLQEEVFDIIDREADGSDSLEGFILCHSIAGGTGSGMGSFIMERLADRYPKKLIQTYSVFPNQDEISDVVVQPYNSMLTLRRLTTAADSVVVLDNTALNRIACDRLHIQNPSFSQINNLVSTIMSVSTTTLRYPSYMNNNLIGLMAPLIPTPQLHFLMTGYTPLTSDSDVNSQQTINVRKTTVLDVMRRLLQPKNMMVSTGPDKSNHHCYISILNIIQGEVDPSQVHKSLQRIRDRKMAQFIPWGPTSIQVALSRSSPYVQSNHRVSGLMLANHTSICSLFERTLNQYDKLRKRGAFLDQFRREDIFKDDLSELDESREIVDCLVQEYAAATREDYMQFSVKRGTGVGDTKSEDGRSATSGSV is encoded by the exons ATGCCAAGTGAAATAATTACCCTGCAGCTCGGGCAGTGCGGCAATCAGA TTGGCTTTGAGTTCTGGAAGAGATTGTGCCTGGAGCATGGCATCTCGCCCAGCGGCGTGCTGGAGGACTTCGCCAACGATGGCATGGACCGCAAGGATGTGTTCTTCTACCAGGCGGACGACGACCATTACATACCGCGCGCAGTGCTCCTGGACCTGGAGCCGAGAGTGATCAATACCATAATGGGCTCGGCCTACTCCAAG CTCTACAATCCGGAGAATGTTTACCTATCCAAGCATGGCGGCGGCGCAGGCAACAACTGGGCCTCCGGTTACAGCCAGGGTGACAAGCTGCAGGAGGAGGTATTTGACATCATTGACCGCGAGGCCGATGGCAGCGATTCCCTAGAGGGTTTCATACTCTGCCACTCGATTGCCGGCGGCACCGGCTCGGGAATGGGCTCCTTCATCATGGAGCGCCTGGCGGACCGCTATCCCAAGAAGCTCATCCAGACATACAGTGTCTTCCCCAACCAGGACGAGATCAGCGATGTTGTGGTCCAGCCATACAACTCCATGCTTACCCTGAGGCGTCTGACCACCGCTGCCGACAGTGTTGTTGTCCTGGACAACACGGCTCTCAATCGCATAGCCTGCGATCGCCTGCACATTCAGAATCCGAGTTTCTCGCAGATCAACAACCTGGTCTCAACTATAATGAGCGTGAGCACCACCACGCTGAGGTATCCCTCGTACATGAACAACAATCTCATCGGGCTAATGGCTCCACTGATCCCAACGCCCCAGCTGCACTTCCTCATGACTGGCTACACGCCCCTGACCAGCGATTCGGATGTGAATAGCCAGCAAACGATTAATGTGCGCAAGACCACCGTGCTGGATGTCATGCGCCGCCTTCTGCAGCCCAAGAACATGATGGTGTCCACTGGGCCGGACAAGTCCAACCACCACTGTTACATATCCATACTGAACATCATCCAGGGCGAGGTGGATCCCTCGCAGGTGCACAAGTCGTTGCAGCGCATCCGCGACCGCAAGATGGCCCAGTTCATTCCGTGGGGCCCAACCTCCATTCAGGTGGCCCTCTCCCGCTCCTCGCCCTACGTGCAGAGCAACCATCGCGTGTCCGGCCTGATGCTGGCCAACCACACCAGCATCTGCTCGCTGTTCGAGCGGACACTCAACCAGTATGACAAGCTGCGCAAGCGCGGCGCCTTCCTTGATCAGTTCCGACGCGAGGACATCTTCAAGGACGACCTCTCGGAGCTGGACGAGTCTCGTGAAATCGTTGACTGCCTAGTCCAGGAGTATGCGGCCGCTACACGCGAGGATTACATGCAGTTTTCCGTAAAGCGGGGCACTGGAGTTGGCGACACCAAGTCGGAGGACGGACGGTCTGCGACCAGCGGCAGTGTCTAG
- the LOC108027779 gene encoding recombination repair protein 1 isoform X1: protein MPRAKAVKKLAEALPSEPTDPTPNGNGNVDEDAAPAAGEAKVPARGKPRAKKAAKANVAVENDEEIQAEKPAAAAARGKKKQQPKDTEENGEGEAVAKPKGRAKKAAAVAEPKADPPVAGRAPKSRTKKDPTPVPEEEAPTTKGRSKTEKPAAAQEPKAKGRKRKETPAEANGEAEEVAEPPKRQAKKEPTPAPETEPESMAPSKEKAPKAEAAAKRARGTKRLADSEIAAALDEAEADDEPPKAPTKRTKKGKTAKPEPEAVGDSEIVKDVVESAPKATAAAKKRTKKIKDDGVEEIEPQAEAKTTKQRGKKEAKEEQPAPVKKRGQKASGEKENGVAAETEPPADSKPARGRKKAAAKAEATDDIEEKAAESKPVRGRKKAAAKTDDPEDDAEVSSKSMLVEQSGCGGAAVLKSLQNMLNFCFPATKKTKKAEGTSSAPLDKDAFALPADKVYNLKISSWNVAGLRAWLKKDGLQLIDLEEPDIFCLQETKCANEQLPEEVTRLPGYHPYWLCMPGGYAGVAIYSKIMPINVEYGIGNEEFDDVGRMITAEYEKFYLINVYVPNSGRKLVNLEPRMRWEKLFQEYVKKLDALKPVVICGDMNVSHMPIDLENPKTNTKNAGFTQEERDKMTELLALGFVDSFRHLYPDRKGAYTFWTYMGNARARNVGWRLDYCLVSERFVPKVVEHEIRSKCLGSDHCPITIFFNI from the exons ATGCCCCGTGCCAAGGCCGTGAAAAAACTAGCAGAGGCGCTGCCATCTGAACCCACTGACCCCACTCCAAATGGCAATGGAAACGTCGACGAAGATGCTGCCCCTGCCGCCGGGGAAGCCAAGGTTCCGGCTAGGGGGAAGCCTCGAGCGAAAAAAGCCGCCAAAGCGAATGTAGCTGTGGAAAACGACGAGGAAATCCAAGCGGAAAAGCCTGCCGCAGCAGCGGCACGTggcaagaagaagcagcagccgAAGGATACAGAAGAAAACGGCGAGGGTGAGGCGGTGGCCAAGCCAAAGGGACGCGCCAAGAAGGCGGCTGCAGTGGCAGAACCCAAGGCCGATCCACCAGTTGCTGGCCGGGCCCCCAAGTCCAGGACCAAAAAGGACCCTACGCCTGTCCCCGAGGAAGAGGCTCCCACCACCAAGGGACGATCCAAGACTGAGAAACCAGCGGCTGCCCAGGAGCCCAAGGCAAAGGGGCGAAAGAGGAAGGAGACGCCGGCTGAGGCCAACGGAGAGGCCGAGGAAGTGGCGGAGCCACCAAAACGGCAGGCCAAGAAGGAACCCACACCGGCTCCAGAAACAGAACCAGAATCAATGGCCCCGTCCAAGGAGAAAGCCCCCAAAGCTGAAGCTGCTGCCAAGCGGGCACGCGGAACCAAGCGCCTGGCGGACTCGGAGATTGCAGCTGCCCTCGACGAGGCAGAAGCGGATGATGAGCCACCAAAGGCGCCCACCAAACGAACCAAGAAGGGAAAGACTGCTAAGCCGGAACCAGAGGCTGTAGGGGATTCAGAAATAGTAAAGGATGTAGTAGAGTCCGCTCCAAAAGCTACAGCTGCAGCCAAAAAACGAACCAAAAAGATAAAGGATGACGGAGTGGAGGAAATAGAGCCGCAGGCCGAGGCAAAGACCACCAAGCAGCGCGGCAAGAAGGAGGCCAAGGAGGAGCAGCCGGCGCCCGTGAAAAAGCGCGGACAGAAGGCGTCCGGCGAGAAGGAAAACGGTGTGGCAGCCGAAACCGAGCCTCCTGCTGATAGCAAACCAG CTCGTGGTCGAAAAAAGGCAGCAGCTAAGGCAGAGGCTACAGACGACATTGAAGAAAAAGCAGCGGAAAGCAAACCAG TTCGAGGCCGAAAAAAGGCGGCTGCCAAAACTGATGATCCCGAAGATGATGCGGAGGTCAGCTCGAAAAGTATGTTGGTGGAGCAATCCGGTTGCGGTGGAGCTGCCGTTTTAAAAAGCTTGCAAAACATGCTCAACTTCTGTTTTCCAGCAACCAAGAAAACCAAGAAGGCCGAGGGCACTTCCAGTGCGCCATTGGATAAAGACGCCTTCGCCTTGCCAGCCGATAAGGTATACAACTTGAAAATCTCCAGCTGGAATGTGGCCGGTCTGAGGGCCTGGTTGAAGAAGGATGGTCTCCAGTTGATTGACCTCGAGGAACCGGACATATTCTGCCTGCAG GAAACCAAGTGCGCCAACGAGCAGCTGCCGGAGGAAGTGACCCGTCTGCCGGGCTACCATCCCTACTGGCTGTGCATGCCGGGTGGCTATGCTGGCGTTGCCATTTACAGCAAGATCATGCCCATAAACGTGGAGTACGGCATTGGCAACGAGGAGTTCGATGACGTGGGACGCATGATAACGGCGGAGTATGAAAAGTTCTACTTGATCAATGTTTATGTGCCGAATTCGGGGCGAAAGTTGGTCAACCTAGAGCCACGCATGCGCTGGGAGAAGCTCTTCCAGGAGTACGTGAAGAAACTGGACGCACTGAAGCCGGTGGTCATCTGCGGCGACATGAACGTTTCGCACATGCCCATTGATTTGGAGAATCCCAAGACGAACACCAAGAACGCCGGCTTCACCCAGGAAGAGCGTGACAAAATGACCGAGCTGCTGGCCCTCGGTTTTGTGGACTCCTTCAGGCATCTGTACCCCGACCGGAAGGGCGCCTACACCTTCTGGACCTACATGGGCAATGCGCGAGCCCGCAATGTGGGCTGGCGTCTCGACTATTGCCTGGTCTCGGAGCGATTTGTCCCAAAGGTGGTGGAGCACGAAATTCGCTCAAAATGCCTGGGAAGCGACCATTGCCCCATCACCATATTCTTCAATATCTAG
- the LOC108027779 gene encoding recombination repair protein 1 isoform X2 — protein MPRAKAVKKLAEALPSEPTDPTPNGNGNVDEDAAPAAGEAKVPARGKPRAKKAAKANVAVENDEEIQAEKPAAAAARGKKKQQPKDTEENGEGEAVAKPKGRAKKAAAVAEPKADPPVAGRAPKSRTKKDPTPVPEEEAPTTKGRSKTEKPAAAQEPKAKGRKRKETPAEANGEAEEVAEPPKRQAKKEPTPAPETEPESMAPSKEKAPKAEAAAKRARGTKRLADSEIAAALDEAEADDEPPKAPTKRTKKGKTAKPEPEAVGDSEIVKDVVESAPKATAAAKKRTKKIKDDGVEEIEPQAEAKTTKQRGKKEAKEEQPAPVKKRGQKASGEKENGVAAETEPPADSKPARGRKKAAAKAEATDDIEEKAAESKPVRGRKKAAAKTDDPEDDAEVSSKTTKKTKKAEGTSSAPLDKDAFALPADKVYNLKISSWNVAGLRAWLKKDGLQLIDLEEPDIFCLQETKCANEQLPEEVTRLPGYHPYWLCMPGGYAGVAIYSKIMPINVEYGIGNEEFDDVGRMITAEYEKFYLINVYVPNSGRKLVNLEPRMRWEKLFQEYVKKLDALKPVVICGDMNVSHMPIDLENPKTNTKNAGFTQEERDKMTELLALGFVDSFRHLYPDRKGAYTFWTYMGNARARNVGWRLDYCLVSERFVPKVVEHEIRSKCLGSDHCPITIFFNI, from the exons ATGCCCCGTGCCAAGGCCGTGAAAAAACTAGCAGAGGCGCTGCCATCTGAACCCACTGACCCCACTCCAAATGGCAATGGAAACGTCGACGAAGATGCTGCCCCTGCCGCCGGGGAAGCCAAGGTTCCGGCTAGGGGGAAGCCTCGAGCGAAAAAAGCCGCCAAAGCGAATGTAGCTGTGGAAAACGACGAGGAAATCCAAGCGGAAAAGCCTGCCGCAGCAGCGGCACGTggcaagaagaagcagcagccgAAGGATACAGAAGAAAACGGCGAGGGTGAGGCGGTGGCCAAGCCAAAGGGACGCGCCAAGAAGGCGGCTGCAGTGGCAGAACCCAAGGCCGATCCACCAGTTGCTGGCCGGGCCCCCAAGTCCAGGACCAAAAAGGACCCTACGCCTGTCCCCGAGGAAGAGGCTCCCACCACCAAGGGACGATCCAAGACTGAGAAACCAGCGGCTGCCCAGGAGCCCAAGGCAAAGGGGCGAAAGAGGAAGGAGACGCCGGCTGAGGCCAACGGAGAGGCCGAGGAAGTGGCGGAGCCACCAAAACGGCAGGCCAAGAAGGAACCCACACCGGCTCCAGAAACAGAACCAGAATCAATGGCCCCGTCCAAGGAGAAAGCCCCCAAAGCTGAAGCTGCTGCCAAGCGGGCACGCGGAACCAAGCGCCTGGCGGACTCGGAGATTGCAGCTGCCCTCGACGAGGCAGAAGCGGATGATGAGCCACCAAAGGCGCCCACCAAACGAACCAAGAAGGGAAAGACTGCTAAGCCGGAACCAGAGGCTGTAGGGGATTCAGAAATAGTAAAGGATGTAGTAGAGTCCGCTCCAAAAGCTACAGCTGCAGCCAAAAAACGAACCAAAAAGATAAAGGATGACGGAGTGGAGGAAATAGAGCCGCAGGCCGAGGCAAAGACCACCAAGCAGCGCGGCAAGAAGGAGGCCAAGGAGGAGCAGCCGGCGCCCGTGAAAAAGCGCGGACAGAAGGCGTCCGGCGAGAAGGAAAACGGTGTGGCAGCCGAAACCGAGCCTCCTGCTGATAGCAAACCAG CTCGTGGTCGAAAAAAGGCAGCAGCTAAGGCAGAGGCTACAGACGACATTGAAGAAAAAGCAGCGGAAAGCAAACCAG TTCGAGGCCGAAAAAAGGCGGCTGCCAAAACTGATGATCCCGAAGATGATGCGGAGGTCAGCTCGAAAA CAACCAAGAAAACCAAGAAGGCCGAGGGCACTTCCAGTGCGCCATTGGATAAAGACGCCTTCGCCTTGCCAGCCGATAAGGTATACAACTTGAAAATCTCCAGCTGGAATGTGGCCGGTCTGAGGGCCTGGTTGAAGAAGGATGGTCTCCAGTTGATTGACCTCGAGGAACCGGACATATTCTGCCTGCAG GAAACCAAGTGCGCCAACGAGCAGCTGCCGGAGGAAGTGACCCGTCTGCCGGGCTACCATCCCTACTGGCTGTGCATGCCGGGTGGCTATGCTGGCGTTGCCATTTACAGCAAGATCATGCCCATAAACGTGGAGTACGGCATTGGCAACGAGGAGTTCGATGACGTGGGACGCATGATAACGGCGGAGTATGAAAAGTTCTACTTGATCAATGTTTATGTGCCGAATTCGGGGCGAAAGTTGGTCAACCTAGAGCCACGCATGCGCTGGGAGAAGCTCTTCCAGGAGTACGTGAAGAAACTGGACGCACTGAAGCCGGTGGTCATCTGCGGCGACATGAACGTTTCGCACATGCCCATTGATTTGGAGAATCCCAAGACGAACACCAAGAACGCCGGCTTCACCCAGGAAGAGCGTGACAAAATGACCGAGCTGCTGGCCCTCGGTTTTGTGGACTCCTTCAGGCATCTGTACCCCGACCGGAAGGGCGCCTACACCTTCTGGACCTACATGGGCAATGCGCGAGCCCGCAATGTGGGCTGGCGTCTCGACTATTGCCTGGTCTCGGAGCGATTTGTCCCAAAGGTGGTGGAGCACGAAATTCGCTCAAAATGCCTGGGAAGCGACCATTGCCCCATCACCATATTCTTCAATATCTAG